From the genome of Bos taurus isolate L1 Dominette 01449 registration number 42190680 breed Hereford chromosome 27, ARS-UCD2.0, whole genome shotgun sequence, one region includes:
- the DEFB1 gene encoding beta-defensin 1 precursor — protein MRLHHLLLELLFVVLSAGSGISDFASCHTNGGICLPNRCPGHMIQIGICFRPRVKCCRSW, from the exons ATGAGGCTCCATCACCTGCTCCTCGAGCTCCTCTTCGTGGTCCTGTCTGCTGGGTCAG GAATAAGTGATTTTGCAAGCTGCCATACGAATGGAGGCATCTGTTTGCCGAACAGGTGCCCTGGACACATGATACAGATTGGCATCTGTTTCCGGCCCCGAGTAAAATGCTGCAGGTCGTGGTAA